The sequence GCCTCTGATATTTAAAaaagggaacctgagaggaggagtgaggagttgtgagggagacattTCTGCAAACACCCAGGTTggtggaaggaggaaggggagtgccagagcagagccccacctgcagcctgtggaggaccccacggcGGAGCAGGGGCTGCACCCCAAGACGGCCGAGACTCTGAGTTGTAATGTATGaagaagagctgcagcccctgggaaggatTCACCTCAGAGAagctcatggaggactgtctccatggcagggaccccacgctggagcaggggaggagtgtgcgGAGCCCtgccctgaggaggaggaaggagcggcagagacaacacgtgatgaactgaccacaacccctgcactgctgcagcgaggaggtagagaaatcaggagcaaagctgagctcaggaagaagggaggggtgggggaaggtgtttttaagatgtggtaatgcttctcactgtcctactcagATTAGTAAATTAAGtagtggtggtgttcaaattaaattgatattctttttcttcccctaatgagtctgtcttttgcccctgaccataatgggtgagccaTCCCTCCTCGTCCTTGCCTgcatccctgagccttttgttgtattttctcctccccatccctggggaaGAAGGAGTGAGTGAGCCCACCCGATCAGCTGCGTGGTGCTGTTGCCCTCTGGGCTAAAACCACGACACACTGATACAGCTCTCTACCCATTTCACTTTCTCCGTTGCCTCTATATTTTAATATATCCTACAAAATTTGGAACGATCACACTGAATTCCCCCTAATTCCCTCCAGCTGCTTATAAACATCTGCATTGTTTATTCATGTGAAGCTGTACGTTACAGCTTGCGATGATGACCCTTGCATGCAACTGCTTTAAAGCTGGCACAGCACAGGTCCGTAGGCAGTTTCCAACAGCCTAACTACTCTCCTTTGCTGTAGTAGCTCTTACTCAGACCCAGCTCTCCGTGTAGTGGTACTGGTGGACCCGAGGCTATTCAGCTGTGGTAACATCACTGTGCCTGTAACAGGTACGTGCCACTTCTTCAAGCAGGATCGTTTAAAAGGATTCACACTCTGTTTCACACCGAGTGAGCTGTGCATGCTGGCAGAGCTTCCTTCGGAGGACGGGCGGGATCTGGCAAACTCTTCTTAAGTGTGTCACTTTTATAAAGGCCAAGGTGGAAATAATGAATTACTTGACAGAAAAGACCACTGATTGTTTAAAAGCGTTTTATTACCCCCAAACAGGACTTGAGTTGTTTCCTCTCTCTTGACTTGCGTGCCAGCATGCTGTATTTTCATCTACCCCATCTCATCCGCTGGCACATTCTGCTGTTTATTCACCGATTTGGGCTTCCCAGCATCATCTTATGTTTGGAAAACTGATTTCTTCAGAGGTATCTGGACAACGTGGAACAGAAATCAAATCACTCCGGTTGTTTTTAGCAACAGGCTTGAGACGTTCACCGTGGAAAGAGGATGTGATTCAGCGGGCTCAAATTATTGGCTGGATTAATCTCGTTAGTCTTAACGAGCATGGAGGTGAACAGAGCTGTTAAAAGCCTGGCTATTCCCTCAAAAGCACAGCTGTAACTTGAAAAGTGATTTTGGAGCCAGAGCTAATCAGAGAGATGCGTCTGAATTCAAGTCCTGCTCACTGTTcagatttatatattttattccaACTGGAACTTCAAGATTAACAAAGCTGGGCAATACTGACAGCCAGATTTCATTGTGCTTTCTCCACCATAGGACAGATAACTTCTGGCTGCCCCACTGAAAGCTGCCGAGTTCCATTCAGCCCAGACCGATTTCTAACTACTCTCTGGAGATGAAGAAAGCCCTCTGCAGAGCTGTCAGCCCCCAGTGCCACCGCTGCAGTTTGCTAATCTTGGCCACAAGCACAGGGGAGAGCGGAGGGCTATCCGGAGCTCTCTCATTACTACAGTTCCTAACTGCTTTACAGGGTTTTCACGCTGGCGATTTCAAAGCCCTTTGCAGTGAAAGTGCCTTGTTGTCTTCCTTCCTCAGCTGGGTAAGCCAGGGCACAGCCTGAGAAGGTGCTTTTTTGTTCAGGACCATTGAGCAGTCCAGTGCCAGCACTGGGAATGAGCCCGGGCAGCCTGATTATCCATCTGCCTCCCAGTTCCTTCCCAGACTGCCTCCTCTATCTACCTACGCCTCCGCTGCAGGCAAACTGCATTTCACAAGATACAACAACACCCACCTTAGCTTCTGTGAAGGGCCTTGAGAGCCAGGAGTTCTTTAACCCTCCCACTACCCCTGCACAGTGCAGAAGCATGAAGGTCTCCTCACTTTCCTGGGAGGGGAGAAGTGCAGCAATGCCAACCTCACTGTCCGCAGAGAAAACCTGTGGTGGGGCTGGAGAGTGTTTCACGGTCCTGATCCAGTGCTGTAACTCCACGGACATCCCATTTCACATCAGCTGTAGTGTCAGTAACATGCACTCAGTCTCCCGGGAGCTGCTCAAGATGTTTTCTCCTGCAAGACAGTGTGAAACCACTTACAGGCTCCGTGTCTGTCAGACTTAGAGAAAATGGGCATCCCGCGTCAAGTTGCTCAGGTACTGCTGTGCATCACACCAGTACAGGGACTGGTATCTGATGTTCTGAGGGTATTTTTCATGCTCAGTGATGTTGCAGTGACCAACACCTACAGTGTTCTGGAAGGAGAAGGTCCCATGTGATTCCTCATTCAAAGGTAGCTTGGGGGATGCGGGTGGGGCAAAACCTGGTAGTGCCTTTACATGGCCAGGCCTTCAGTCACAaaaagtcatagaatcatagaaacatttcggctggaaaagacctttaagatcatcaaataCAACCGTTAGCCTatcactgccaagtccaccactaaaccatgtccctaggcACCACATCtacagtcttttaaatacccccagggcagcttgttccagtgtttgacaaccctttcagtgaagaaattgttcctaatatccaatctgaacctcccctggtgcagcttgaggccttAAAAAATCAGACAGACATGGATCTGCTCtcgtgggtccagaggaggccatgaagatgattggggggctggagcacctcccctgtgaggacaggctgaaagagttggggggttcagctggagaagagaaggctccggggagaccttagagcggcctcccagggctgaaaggggctgcaggaaagggggagggactcttgatcaggggagtagggataggatgagggataacagctttaaactgataCAGatcagataaaagaaagaaattcttccctgtgaggggggtgaggccctggcacaggttgcccagagcagctgtggctgccccctccctggaagggttcaaggccaggttggacggggctttgggcaacttgggctggtgcaaggtgtccctgcccatggcagggggctggaactagatggtctttaaagtcccttccaacccaaaccattctgtgatgatgTGATATCTGAACCAAAGTGAGCCTATAttgcaggggaggaaggagaagacaCACTAATTGGTGTCAGCCTGGCCAGTCCCCTTCATGAGCAGTTCCTCTCATCACAGCAGTCCACAGAGAAATCAGTTAGCTCTGCAGGCTTGAGCACATTCACCAGTCGCCTGCTGCCAGCTGTAGTGAAGGGCTGCCCTGTCACAACTGCCTCACTGCCATGTAATCTGTAAGGTTCCCCAGCAATTATGAAGATGTCTTCATCCTCCATCTCTTTCAAGTTGCCTGTTCCCCACTCAGCTGGATAAAGGCGAGGAGCCATGTGGAAGCCTGCTCCTCAGCCTTAGCCAAGGTGGACTATTTCAGACTAAAGCTTTGTTTGCTTTGATGCCTTTGGGCTTTGTTCTGGTTCTCCATGGGGAAGCTGCCAAGATGAACACAGCTCCGGGGATGGGTACTAAGGGAAGGGCTCCTACCTACACTGCCTCTGCAATGTGCTGATGATGCTTCTAGAGGAGAAAGTGGCTTTTAAGCAGCAGAATAGGACTTTCTGGGAGGATACAAGGAGCTCCTGGCACATAAAAAGACTCAAATATAGCTGCTCTCATCCATGAAGTGCATCCGCTTGCTTGCAGCTGATGCAGAGCAAAACTAATGGGAAGGGTTGTCTGAGCATCCTTTGAAAATGGCAAGGGCCTGAGGATGCAGGCAGCGATAACACGGTCACTGCTgagctcctgcccctctgctcagcaccaggCAAGTTCAGCTGCCCATGGGCAGTGCATGCTCAGCGGTGGGTGCTCAGTGTGCTGCTGTGAGCAGCGGGCACCGTTCCCTTGACCTGGCAGGATGCTGGGCTATGGGCCTTTATTCATGTTTTATTCTTTAGCAACCTGTTCTGGTCAAGAACAACAGCACCCAGAGAGGGACTCATCTCCTCTCTAAAGGATGGGCATGTGGCCAAGGTGACTAGATTTCCTTGATAATCAGTGGAGAGAGAAAAATGCTGggttctgcacttgggccacaacaacccccagcagcgctacaggcttggggaggagcggctggacagctgccagtcagagagggacctggggtgttgataatgagccagagtgtgcccaggtggccaagaaggccaatggcatcctggcttgtgtcagcaatagcgtggccagcagggacagggaagggatctgagccctgggctcggcactggggaggccgcccctcgatgagtgggttcagttttgggcccctcaccccaaaaaggccattgaatgactcgagcgtggccagagaagggcaacggagctggggcagggtctggagcacaggtctgctggggagcggctgggggaactgggggggttcagtctggagaagaggaggctgaggggagacctcctggccctctgcaactccctgccaggagggggcagggaggggggatgagtctctggagccaaggccccagcgccagaccccgagggaatggcctcaagctgcccagggcagggtcaggctggctctgaggaaggatttctgtgcagaaggggttgttgggcgttggaatgggctgcccagggcagggggggagtccccatccctgggagggttgaagagtcgggctgagccagcgctgagggatctgggggagttgggaatggtcagggggaggttaaaggttgggctggaggagcttcaagggcttttccaaccgagatgattctgtgattctgcgacaAGTCATCAGCTCCTCCAACACTCACTGCAGAGGTAGGAGAACCAGATTATTTCAGCAGGAGGGGGCCCCCAAACCCATCTGTGTAAAACCCCCCTCTGGTCCCTACACATGCGTAACTCATGGTATAATGCATCCAGCACCACATCCAAGGTCACCCTGAACCTCAGATGACGATACACAATTTTCTGATTGATTTAATGACTATATTTTCACCAGtgttgtttattttcaaaagtgttgTCTGTTCAGGAGAAGCTGTCTGAAAGCACCCAAAGGTTACCTGGGAGTGCCTGCACTTTGGGTAGCTGCCAGGGTACAGGGGATGTGCAGTAACTTTATATCCCCCAGTAGCTTCCCAAGGGGTGAGTTTAAGACAAACTTCCAACTACTGCTTCACTGGGCATAAAAACATTGTCCTGCAGTCGTGCAGTTATAGTGATGTCACTGGAGGGAATGAAAGTACTTGGGCAAGTGAGTCAGCCAGGTGTGTGAGATAATGTTGTGTGCTCATGGGCCCTACAAACTGCATAAGAGCATGTCCAGGCTCAGTTGGGATGTGCCACCTCTTTGTGCTGAGCCCCCAAGCCCAAACTGCAAATCCTCCACAGGATGGTGAGAGGTTTGGCCACTGAATGACTTGGCCTCTCACCTATCCTGACTTCTCTTCCCTATCCGTGGCCTGGTGCTACCTGGGGATGCTGctggaaagaaacattttccacCATCCCGACGGGGATCCAGGACTGTGGCTTTTCTGAGACTGACCCCCTCGATTGGTTTGGCAAGGTGCTATACCCAATGCTGGTGTGCCAGGGACTGATTTCCATCCTTCATTCACCTTCCCCCCATCCTCAGTGCTCTTCCTCCTGGAAACCCcccagggagaagagggaaggccCCAGGTGGAGCTGATACCCTCAGTTCTGCCACTGTACAGAGCATACCCCTCCCAGGCCACACGTTTAGCCCCAGTGGCATAAATCAGCCCTGGGCAAAGCAGCAGTTCTGTGAAAGGCTGCGGGGACAGCAGTACCTTTATTAGATTCCCCCAgcacagctggaaaaaataagGAGCACAGACATGCTTTCAGGCACATAACCCCCGAGCTTAGCCCCGCGTTCAGTCCTGTCTGGTGATTCAATAAGAGATACCAGCTTTCCCCACAGACTGTGTCTCTTGTGCGACCTTAAACCCTCCCAGTTCCAACACTGCCCCAGCAAATCAATCCAAGATGGTTTTGTGCCTTTGATCAGCACAGCAGGCAACTGTACGGCACTGACGGAAACATGTTTCACTTCTGTGGCTCGAACAGGCAGTAGAAACAGTGAAAGATAACCCTCCCGTCCTGAACTGCCTGGCGAAAATCTTCCACACCCTGGGCAAGCAGGAGATGGCCAAAGGGGTATGGAATATGTCACTGGATGTCCTGTGTGCTGGGTGTCTGAGGAGTGGGCAGGTCCCCCTTCCCACAGGGacttgtcctcctcctcctccagactcTGAGACAGCCACCATGCTTCTCCCAGACAGCAATTGCGTTGCTTAATTGTGGTGAGAAACACATAGGGAGAAGTAATTACCTGACAAAACCGGTGAAGGCTGGTCTGGGAGTGAAGTTTCTACCTTGAAGCCAGGAAATCTGGGCCTGATCCGGGCTCTGGCAGTGAGCTGCTGAGGGActtccccaggtccctctgggcaACATTTCACAGGATACAGAGTCACCTTGAGGAACTGGATCGACTGTTTAATGACTGTAATGCTCCTAAAACACTCAGGAGCATCAAAAATGTGCTCTTTAATCCCCTGATTTTGCCCATTTCCAGCCTCCAGTAAACAGGAGTGCGCATTAGTGAATATCTCTTATTATAGAAGAATCATGAAGATTTCTTTAAATCCTACTTTTAAATACTCATTCTTACTTCCTTATATTTAAACAGGATTATTTAACTGCTCATAAAATGAGGATCAGGAAAGTGAAATCTCCTTTAGTGGAGTACTTTAATACGTGCTTACAACTGCTCTTCAGAGATGTTGAACTTCCTCTGAGCTCGAGTCAGGAGGCTGAGGAGTGCAGCATGGAGGTGGTCACTGGGTGCCGGGTGATGTCTGCCTGCCAGACTGGACTGGAGAAAGCTGCAACAACAtcagaaaaaggctttttttgatTTCTCAGCCCTTCTTCAGGCGCATTCCTATGGCCAAATGGTTCAACCTCTAAACACGTCAGGGCATGCTGCTCCCGTGTCTTGACCTCATATTCAAGGACCCCATGATCACCGGGAACCAGATTTACAGCCAAGGTCAACAGGATGAGCAACATCTCAGGGGCTTGCACCACCTTTCCCAGTACTGCTAACCACAAGCCAGCCTGGGGTCACGCTTTGGAGATGGGTGCTGGCGCTGGGCAAGCTGGCCTAGCTCTCTGATGTAGCTTGGCATGGCCAAGGAGCTGACCTGAGGCATGTTAGTGGTTTGTACTCGTATCATTTCATCATCCATCATGCAACTAGGCACAAGCTGATGAGTTTCCTCTGGTCTCCAGATCCACGTGAAGATGTATCTGCAAGATCTGGAACATGCCAAGATGGGACAGGGCCCGGTGCCTGACAGGAGAAAGCTCATGCATGTGAAAAATGACCTCGAAAGGGTCCTCAAGGTTTGTGCATACCTGAGCACAAACCTGGACACGGGCCAGGTGAGGATGGGCACATCATACCCTTGAGATCCCAGGGAGTTCCTTGCAGTGTCCCCAGGTTTTCATTAACTCTCAGCCCTGAAGTTAGACCACAAAGACTGAGGGAGGCCGTCAGCTGCCTCTCCCTCCTGTTGGTCCCGGATCTAGTTAGGTGTGAGGGAGATGGAGGGGTGCAGCATGGCTGAAGGCAAGAACAGGGAATGGAGGAATTGCTACGGTTAACATCAGCCTTAGCTGGGGGTGAATTCGGAGAGCTTACGGGAGTGAAGAGCCACTGGGTGACATTAGACACAAGGGTGGGAGCAGGAATCCATCCCCACGTGTACACTATGTACATGGTGCTGAGAGCAGGTCAGCCACACTCTACTACTCCTCTCCCCAGAGTCTGATGGAGAATGTAATCCTCAGAGGTAACCATTGGTCTCTCTTTTCTCCTGACAGTCCCATTTTGTCCTGCCCCACctctatttactattttttaCTATTACATGAGGGTGGATGCTGTGCAAGAACTGTTCCTGGTGGATGAAACCCCTGCGCAAAACCATGGAGTTTGACCTGAACTGCAGCTCTTCAGGGGAAAACGA comes from Athene noctua chromosome 5, bAthNoc1.hap1.1, whole genome shotgun sequence and encodes:
- the TTC22 gene encoding LOW QUALITY PROTEIN: tetratricopeptide repeat protein 22 (The sequence of the model RefSeq protein was modified relative to this genomic sequence to represent the inferred CDS: inserted 2 bases in 1 codon; deleted 1 base in 1 codon); amino-acid sequence: MTWPLTYPDFSSLSVAWCYLGMLLERXTFSTIPTGIQDCGFSETDPLDWFGKAVETVKDNPPVLNCLAKIFHTLGKQEMAKGVWNMSLDIHVKMYLQDLEHAKMGQGPVPDRRKLMHVKNDLERVLKVCAYLSTNLDTGQELQLFRGKRLWLKSQETLTNECFKWAIDLDNAGFTKSLQCLPEPLLVLFGQMKLKTENTDQEVERQVKKAEEEFPGQRLQQELRAVCCNHMPEVIQLCKAMAAWGRMKLVKLLFEMMKVDSPKGRMKERSLSL